atgaattgaatTGAAAAACATTGGACTCATAGCAAATATTAAATGGAAGAAGTTATTTAATGCTGCTGCAGTTAGATCTGTTAACAGGCATTGCTTCCTTGTCTGGTTTTATAATATGAGGAAATAAAACATTCACTTAACATTTTATGTACCATGTTGATTATATCTCAAGCTACTTTTAATTCATAGataaacagcattaaaatcatATTAAAAACATACTCCTCTCTTAAAACACTAATGTTACTCCAGTTTTGAAGAACAGCTGAAATGGTTAAATGTGGCATGTCTTGCTTAGCAGGTGTTGAGGGATATTCCTAAaggaaaatgtggaaaaatagttttttttgtgtgtgtgctttaatcCCTTACACTGCTATTAGATTCTCGTTCAGCTTAGATTTAAGTGATCAGAGTGTATTTTGAAGGTCAGAGTTCACCCTCTGTTTTGTCATGTGTGTTTTGTTACAGAACATTTGTGGAGGGGAGAATGTTAGAGGAAATGTGACAAACAAAATTCTCCTAAacctttaataattaaattaaaccaGTGCATAATCCACACCATTGTGGTTCTTGAGAAACATTTAATGTGTGTGGTGTTATTATTAACAAGAACAAAGAACTGTGTGGTCCACAGTGTTGAAATCTTATGGagcttttatatttacatcaaCAGAATATTTGCTAGAAAGCAACAATTTATAACACTTTTAAATCTtgacaaacaaatatttatttattcatcttgTATAACCATTATACCCCGGGCAAGAGCACGTCCTGAACAAAGCACAATCCCTTTTTAAACTTAATTTGATGCATATACACAAAATATACTGAAGGCTGGGATGGTACCAggaaaaataaagcatttaGAAAATTAGTTGGAAATGAATTTGTGGCTGTTTGTAAAGACGTGGTTTTACTCTCACAGAACAGATGAAATGGTGGTGGTATGTTGGCTTTCTTCGTGGGTCAGATTTGTCCCTCTGTCAATGTTCTGGTTGTCCTCTTCCTCCATTGCATTTTCAATCTTTGACAGAATTGCATAAAATTGCTTCTTAAAGTCCTTCCCCATGAACGCATAAAGAAAAGGGTTCAGACAGCTATTAGCACTGCAGAGAGTGAAGCCAATTACTCCTATAATTTGTAGaacttcattttctttttggTTTATAATCATCAGCGTGTATATGTGATAAGGCAGCCAGCAGATAAAAAAAGTGGCACTCAGTGCCGTCATGATCTTGAAAGGCTTTTTGGATGCCACCATCTGCATGGTCTTTAGTTTTCGTATTATAATGACACAACAAGCAATCATTATCAGGAACGGGATCACAAATCCAAATATGAAGTCATATATAGGTATTGCTGCAGAATCACTCATTTCACATGTCTCATTGGTCTCAATGGTTACCGTTTTATTCTCAGAGTCAGGGATAATTAGCACTGGAACATTAAGTATTGCAGAGATGAACCAAACTAGAACAACTATCACAAAAGCCTTTTTCAATGTGCGCTGATTCTGAGCCCAAACTGGAAACATGACAATCACACAACGGTCCACACTGATGATGGTGAGGAGGAAGATGCTGCAGTAGAGATTTAGAGAAATGTTTAAGCAAATTATATTGCACAGGAACGGTCCAAAAATCCAGGTGCCTGTGATTCTATAAAAGacaaagaagggaaggaaggaGCAGAACAAGAAGTCGGACACAGCCAGGCTCAGGTACCAGATGCTAATGACTGACTTTCGGACTTTAAATCCTGCAATCCAGATCACCAAAGCATTTCCAGTAAGACCCAGGACAATGATGATCACGTTGGCCACTAGGTCGAATATATTCAATAGTCTATGGTATGTGTCATAGTTCTCAGTGCCATTTTCAGGAAGGGTTGTTTCTGGTATTGGGGTTGAAGTCATGATGACTCAGTTCTATAAAGGAGACAGAAATCAATAGATGTATTAATGTTCTGTAAGGTTTTGTTACCAAATAAGCAGAAATATCTTTGTCCACTGTGTTTCACTGATCAGTTTTCAGTGTGATCTTTGAGTTACACtttgattacagacaattaaaATTCAGAATGTTACACCGTCTACATCAGAGCTCAATGATCAGGTCAAAATTAAGACTAACTGCATTTTATCTTGGTGAAAgtgtgctttgttttctttctttggaCTATCCTCTGGTTCTttgtcatccatccatccatccatccattatctgtaaccgcttatccaatttagggccgaggggggtccagagcctacctggaatcatcgggcgcaaggcgggaatacaccctggaggggacgccagtctttcacagggccatttaatgtatttaattaatattttggttattaaatgtgttacctgcaacgtgtgtttttggactgtgggaggaaaccggagcacccggaggaaacccacgcagacacggggagaacacggtTCTTTGTCATGTAGATCATAAACATGATAATTGTTTTTAACTAGATCCAGAAAAGAATGGTTTCTTATAGTTTAGGCCCTACAGTGAAGGCCTAAAACATCAGATTTACTTCATATTTAGTTATTCTTCTGcccatataaatatacatataaaaatatatatctaaaaatgaccaaaaatggagataaatgattttaattggacagtagTGATATGCAGGATGGAGATTCATTAActtgcacacagaggacaaaacagaaaaggtgtcagttttattcattgcgcaaaaaaatacatttttctccATTTTGTAGAGTAACAATATCTACTAGTGAACAGTGAATGCCTTTGTTTTAtggaatatataatttttatcaGAAATCCTTTCTGGTTTTTATCATCTTCAAAAACTTTATATTAAcaacattatattttaatgaactATGAGAAGATAGATGAAAATACAGGAATTGTTTGTTCTTGTAATGAATAggtatgatttatttataattggaattatttattattattattattattattattattattattattattataagaataCAATCAAGGTCAAATGGTCAGGTATTATGAAGATTATGAAAGTTATGAAATATTTCCAAAGCTCTCCTAGAGGAAGCCCAAAGGTGATTACTAATTATCACTTATTTTAGTTACTCAGTTTTTCACTAAATTTGATAAATGTGCCCATCTGTTACACGTTACTAAAAAtacatgcacaaaaaaaattcacaaaacCCACTGTTTACCCAGTAATACAACtgcttttttcttcctttcttttatcTCTTTGAGGTTTATATCTCAAAATACACAACActtgctgttttgttttatatttaaagagaATAAAAAGACTCACCGGCCAATGGCTGCTTCAGCACACTGCTGCAGAGCTGGTGGTATTGCTGCTTAAGATGAGCAATGATCTTTTATAT
This window of the Hoplias malabaricus isolate fHopMal1 chromosome Y, fHopMal1.hap1, whole genome shotgun sequence genome carries:
- the LOC136677840 gene encoding chemerin-like receptor 1, which codes for MTSTPIPETTLPENGTENYDTYHRLLNIFDLVANVIIIVLGLTGNALVIWIAGFKVRKSVISIWYLSLAVSDFLFCSFLPFFVFYRITGTWIFGPFLCNIICLNISLNLYCSIFLLTIISVDRCVIVMFPVWAQNQRTLKKAFVIVVLVWFISAILNVPVLIIPDSENKTVTIETNETCEMSDSAAIPIYDFIFGFVIPFLIMIACCVIIIRKLKTMQMVASKKPFKIMTALSATFFICWLPYHIYTLMIINQKENEVLQIIGVIGFTLCSANSCLNPFLYAFMGKDFKKQFYAILSKIENAMEEEDNQNIDRGTNLTHEESQHTTTISSVL